A single region of the Chryseobacterium culicis genome encodes:
- a CDS encoding TetR/AcrR family transcriptional regulator → MSNQAKKDQTQELIKETAKNLFFVKGKFDATTQEIADEAGVNRTLINYYFRSRDKLIQIIFDEAQRVEQEKSKIIQNSDLPFKEKISQFIESSLSTSLQYPYLETYIVSQINKGTCHQREIEEDILNDMYKDIEKEMELGNIEKMAPVQFILNMVALLVFPSAIRPLFMENLLINDEEYDKIISERKEIIINMLFKN, encoded by the coding sequence ATGTCAAATCAAGCAAAAAAAGACCAAACACAGGAATTGATCAAGGAGACAGCGAAGAATTTGTTCTTTGTGAAAGGAAAATTTGATGCTACTACGCAGGAGATTGCAGATGAAGCTGGAGTGAACAGAACCCTTATTAATTACTATTTCCGTTCAAGGGATAAGCTGATCCAGATCATCTTTGATGAAGCGCAAAGAGTAGAACAGGAAAAATCGAAGATCATTCAGAATTCTGATCTGCCTTTTAAAGAAAAGATCAGCCAATTCATAGAAAGCAGCCTTTCTACAAGTCTTCAGTATCCGTATCTGGAAACGTATATCGTTTCACAGATTAATAAAGGAACCTGCCATCAAAGAGAAATTGAAGAAGATATCCTGAATGATATGTACAAGGATATCGAAAAAGAAATGGAATTGGGAAATATTGAGAAAATGGCGCCTGTTCAGTTTATTCTTAATATGGTGGCTCTATTAGTATTTCCAAGTGCCATAAGACCATTATTTATGGAGAATTTATTAATTAATGATGAAGAATATGATAAGATTATTTCTGAACGAAAAGAGATTATTATCAATATGTTGTTCAAAAACTAA
- a CDS encoding gliding motility-associated C-terminal domain-containing protein — protein MKKILSLFVVLNAVLLFSQKKISEENSYHFYENKGQIIDQDGKENKEVKYLFHSNGLNVQLRSNGFSYDIYETRKTVNPVFSKKAENTVPSPKQHDSEEYIYEKLIHRIDIEFINSKKTTITAEGKSADYDNYYNLPNTPKGISNVHRYQKIRYKNIYPNIDLVFFKPNDTLKPIEYNFIINPGGKISDIKMKFTGAPALIKDGKLTMNVRFGEVHENIPNSWIIGNTQKNIDVSFKDLGEQTFGFYAPFNSSDKTIIIDPVPTRIWGSYAGGFGDDYGKIKTDPQSTGYLFGTTNSTTNFATSGTYQQNVTGGFDAFLVKLTKYGQRLWGTYYGFGMRDVFADVDFDESFNIYAGGTVQRGAYNENIVVVKFNNNGSFAFEKEFVSSRQSKLYTISYNQNHIYFGGDSFSSDFPTINAMQPTKSTPVGYTDGILASLHSTTGNIDWATYFGRSDGSTSIFQILSSNDNLEIIGATQSSNIPMINAFQPLKGGESDGIYLKMSKTGNTILRSSYYGNAGSEQIWKARIVNNTLILPGKYSTTAFPSGQPGIWRVNLTTNAITKNYFNFIDDYQLLAYPDISGNVFFTGLHSSGQPDISTPGAYMGMPAMYISTFLIKYNQNDVKEWGTYYTGNGATQQGEATKDGDGAIYLTGMSSGNTSGIATPGTFQQSHGGGNDIFIAKFQDCTSTAVVTSNSPICPNGTLQLNATGGSVYSWTGPNGFTSNEQNPVIPNATNANAGVYTCQVSGSGACDGTFTVNVVVGDNMAPVPNVTSLADITGDCHTTITNMPTATDNCAGTITATTTDPLSYSIPGTYVIHWTYNDGNGNTVTQNQNVIISSPALPTATNTQQTFCATSNPKISDIQVTGQNIKWYDTAGNILPATTTLANGQTYYASQTINGCESNKIAIQVTVNTTPKPTANANQDFCASANPTLEKIVVTGTSLTFYNAAGNVIPMATPLVNGQTYFVTQTLNNCESEKLAITVTLSTDNVPAKDITQVQCNTTTSNSMVVNLHSYEASIINNPGNYIFTYTDTAGNPISNPSGYVLNVGTTLIHVRVATPDGCFKVVRLNLTLNPKPIVLLPDTLDFCEGKSVVLDAGPGFKSYEWNTGATTQTITVATPGTYTVKVTNIFGCESTSSTQVSYSVLAHIVSVNITNNTATVILSQSGNYEFSLDNFTWQDSNIFTHLQMGEYTVYVRTKSGCTIGKKNFSIFNIPNAISPNGDGINDTWRIAGLENYPGTEVSLYDRRGAMVYKEIIKNRPFQWDGRYESHAVSTGNYWYTIKVSDGRIYNGWLLIKNRE, from the coding sequence ATGAAGAAAATCCTTTCGCTGTTCGTGGTTTTGAACGCGGTACTTCTATTTTCACAGAAAAAGATTTCTGAGGAAAACTCTTATCATTTTTATGAAAACAAAGGTCAAATTATTGATCAAGACGGAAAAGAAAACAAAGAGGTAAAATATCTTTTCCACTCTAATGGTCTTAATGTACAGCTGCGTTCTAATGGATTTTCTTATGATATTTACGAAACCAGGAAAACTGTAAATCCTGTTTTTTCAAAAAAGGCAGAAAACACAGTTCCATCACCAAAGCAGCATGATAGTGAGGAGTATATTTATGAAAAACTGATTCATAGAATAGATATCGAATTTATCAATTCAAAAAAAACAACCATTACCGCAGAAGGAAAATCTGCAGATTATGATAATTATTACAATCTGCCTAATACACCAAAAGGTATTAGTAATGTTCATAGGTATCAAAAAATCAGGTACAAGAATATATATCCAAACATAGATTTAGTATTCTTTAAACCCAATGATACTTTAAAACCCATTGAATATAATTTCATTATTAACCCAGGTGGAAAAATTTCAGATATTAAAATGAAATTTACTGGAGCTCCTGCTTTGATTAAAGACGGAAAACTAACCATGAATGTCCGTTTTGGGGAAGTACACGAAAATATTCCTAACAGCTGGATCATTGGAAACACTCAAAAAAATATTGATGTTTCTTTTAAAGATCTCGGTGAGCAGACTTTTGGATTTTATGCTCCTTTTAATTCTTCTGATAAAACAATTATTATAGATCCTGTACCAACAAGAATATGGGGAAGTTATGCCGGAGGGTTTGGTGATGATTATGGTAAAATAAAAACAGATCCTCAGAGTACAGGTTATTTATTTGGAACCACAAATAGTACTACAAACTTTGCGACTTCCGGAACTTATCAACAAAATGTAACCGGTGGGTTTGATGCATTTCTGGTGAAACTTACAAAATACGGGCAGAGACTTTGGGGAACCTATTATGGTTTTGGAATGAGAGATGTATTTGCAGATGTTGATTTTGATGAAAGCTTTAATATTTATGCTGGCGGAACTGTACAAAGAGGAGCATATAATGAAAATATTGTTGTCGTAAAATTTAATAACAATGGGAGTTTTGCTTTTGAAAAAGAATTTGTTTCAAGCAGGCAAAGCAAACTTTATACTATTTCTTACAATCAAAATCATATCTATTTTGGAGGTGATTCTTTTAGTTCTGACTTCCCTACGATCAATGCCATGCAGCCAACAAAATCTACCCCTGTAGGATATACAGATGGAATTCTGGCATCTCTGCATTCAACAACTGGGAATATTGATTGGGCAACATATTTTGGACGAAGTGATGGTTCTACTTCTATTTTTCAAATCCTTTCTTCTAATGATAATCTTGAAATTATAGGAGCCACACAATCTTCAAACATTCCTATGATAAATGCTTTTCAGCCTTTAAAAGGAGGTGAATCAGATGGCATATATCTGAAAATGTCAAAAACAGGAAACACCATTCTCAGATCAAGCTACTATGGTAATGCTGGTAGTGAACAGATATGGAAAGCAAGAATTGTAAATAACACTTTAATTCTTCCTGGGAAATATTCTACAACAGCATTTCCATCGGGGCAACCTGGAATCTGGCGCGTAAACCTAACCACTAATGCCATTACAAAAAATTACTTCAATTTTATAGATGATTACCAATTATTAGCATACCCTGACATTTCAGGAAATGTTTTCTTTACAGGACTTCATTCAAGCGGGCAGCCTGACATATCCACCCCCGGAGCTTATATGGGAATGCCAGCAATGTATATTTCTACATTTTTAATTAAATACAATCAAAACGATGTAAAAGAATGGGGTACTTATTATACAGGAAATGGAGCAACACAACAAGGTGAAGCTACAAAAGACGGAGATGGTGCTATTTATTTAACAGGAATGTCTAGTGGAAACACTTCGGGCATCGCTACACCAGGAACTTTTCAGCAATCTCATGGAGGTGGAAACGATATTTTTATCGCTAAATTCCAGGATTGTACCTCAACTGCTGTCGTTACTTCCAATTCTCCTATTTGTCCTAATGGTACACTTCAACTGAATGCAACCGGCGGATCAGTATACAGCTGGACCGGGCCTAATGGTTTCACTTCTAATGAACAAAATCCCGTTATCCCTAATGCAACAAATGCTAATGCCGGTGTATATACATGTCAGGTTTCGGGGTCGGGAGCCTGTGATGGAACTTTTACCGTAAACGTTGTTGTGGGTGACAATATGGCTCCGGTTCCGAACGTTACTTCTCTGGCAGACATTACAGGAGACTGTCATACAACAATAACAAACATGCCTACCGCTACAGATAACTGTGCCGGTACAATTACTGCAACCACTACAGACCCTTTATCTTATTCGATCCCTGGAACTTACGTTATTCATTGGACTTATAATGACGGAAATGGAAATACAGTTACTCAAAATCAAAATGTAATTATATCATCTCCTGCCCTTCCAACAGCTACAAACACCCAACAAACCTTCTGCGCTACCAGCAACCCCAAGATTTCTGATATTCAGGTTACAGGACAGAATATAAAATGGTATGATACAGCAGGAAATATTTTACCTGCAACAACTACTCTTGCCAATGGGCAAACCTATTATGCTTCTCAAACCATTAATGGGTGTGAGAGTAATAAAATAGCGATTCAGGTGACCGTAAATACAACCCCTAAACCAACAGCCAATGCCAATCAGGATTTCTGTGCGTCTGCCAATCCTACGTTAGAAAAAATTGTTGTAACAGGTACATCCCTTACGTTTTATAATGCTGCAGGAAATGTAATCCCAATGGCAACTCCGCTTGTAAACGGACAAACATATTTTGTAACCCAGACATTAAACAACTGTGAATCTGAAAAATTGGCAATTACCGTAACGTTGTCCACAGATAACGTGCCTGCAAAGGATATTACACAGGTACAATGTAATACAACTACTTCAAACTCAATGGTTGTGAATCTTCACTCTTATGAAGCCAGCATTATTAATAATCCAGGAAATTATATTTTCACGTATACTGATACTGCAGGAAACCCTATTTCCAATCCCTCAGGTTATGTTTTAAATGTGGGAACAACGCTTATCCATGTAAGAGTTGCAACTCCAGATGGATGTTTTAAAGTGGTAAGATTAAACCTTACACTGAATCCTAAACCTATTGTTCTGCTTCCTGACACCCTTGATTTCTGTGAAGGAAAATCCGTTGTACTGGATGCAGGACCTGGATTTAAATCTTACGAATGGAATACCGGAGCAACCACGCAAACCATTACAGTAGCTACTCCGGGAACTTATACAGTGAAAGTAACCAACATTTTCGGATGCGAAAGTACAAGTTCTACTCAGGTGAGTTATTCTGTTTTAGCTCATATTGTTTCCGTGAATATTACCAACAATACAGCTACAGTTATTCTTTCTCAGAGCGGGAATTATGAGTTTTCTTTAGACAATTTCACTTGGCAGGATTCCAATATATTTACCCACTTACAAATGGGAGAATATACCGTATATGTGAGAACAAAATCCGGATGTACTATCGGAAAGAAAAACTTCTCTATATTCAATATTCCTAATGCCATTAGCCCTAACGGTGATGGAATCAATGATACCTGGAGAATTGCAGGCTTGGAAAACTATCCGGGTACTGAGGTCAGCTTATATGACAGAAGAGGTGCTATGGTGTATAAAGAAATTATTAAAAACCGACCTTTCCAATGGGATGGAAGATATGAATCACATGCTGTCTCTACAGGAAATTACTGGTATACCATAAAAGTTTCTGACGGAAGAATCTATAACGGATGGCTTCTGATCAAGAACAGAGAGTAA
- a CDS encoding S1 RNA-binding domain-containing protein: MQLGKTQTLTISEKINSGWILVDESGEKAFLPKIFIQDEKEIGEEVEVFVYQDDDKLKATTEIPLAEVGEFAVMSCVQSLPSGAFMDWGIIKDLFIPYKQQKTKIIEGKRYLVYLYVDEDMELITGTTKFKRNPQYDELPFKKGDKVDLIMMNESELGWNVIINKQYIGLIYVSDVFKKLYPLSEESGYIKTIREDGKIDISLQPEGFENIDEFKQKILDKLEENYGLLYVSDKSSPEEIKNELQMSKKNFKKAIGGLYKDKIIDISDDKIKLL; this comes from the coding sequence ATGCAACTCGGAAAAACTCAAACTTTAACAATTTCAGAAAAAATTAATTCAGGATGGATCCTCGTAGATGAATCCGGTGAAAAGGCTTTTCTGCCTAAAATCTTTATTCAGGATGAAAAAGAAATAGGTGAGGAGGTTGAAGTTTTTGTCTATCAGGATGATGATAAATTGAAAGCTACGACTGAAATTCCATTGGCTGAAGTAGGTGAATTTGCGGTGATGAGCTGTGTACAAAGTCTTCCAAGTGGAGCTTTTATGGATTGGGGAATTATTAAAGATTTATTTATCCCTTACAAACAGCAGAAAACCAAAATCATTGAAGGAAAAAGATATCTGGTTTATTTGTATGTAGATGAAGATATGGAACTGATTACAGGGACTACAAAGTTTAAGAGAAATCCGCAGTATGATGAGCTTCCGTTCAAAAAAGGAGACAAAGTAGATCTGATCATGATGAATGAAAGTGAGCTGGGTTGGAACGTAATCATCAACAAACAATATATTGGATTGATCTATGTTTCCGATGTTTTCAAAAAGCTATATCCGCTGTCAGAAGAAAGTGGATATATCAAAACAATACGTGAAGACGGGAAGATAGATATTTCTTTACAACCGGAAGGTTTTGAAAATATTGATGAGTTCAAGCAGAAGATTCTGGACAAGCTGGAGGAAAATTACGGACTTCTGTATGTATCAGATAAGTCTTCACCTGAAGAAATCAAAAATGAACTTCAGATGAGTAAGAAGAACTTTAAAAAAGCCATCGGAGGACTTTATAAAGATAAAATCATCGATATCTCAGACGACAAAATCAAATTATTATAA
- a CDS encoding DUF4476 domain-containing protein: MKKIFISWMLLAGMSSFAQEAGKAGELLKNEASATEMRSPKILNERNKTPDGMRPGNNTIPQRNRNNNPNYQWNRNYGYAEVFLRIPEQGFFTVEVGDQMMANSSGKYRFFDLSSGRMPISIYENGFLVYRTTLMLRNNNRVVLDFFTNEGLFLLDSYPVQNQYGFNDWNDIWNNPYGNQSGDWYNQGNVMDNNSFRQFFDMMMRNEKFDDGKVAMINQQMRTSMFTSAQIRDLVKALSFDNKKLALAKSMYRNCADKDRYFMVYDAFDFESSKRELMDYISNL, translated from the coding sequence ATGAAAAAGATTTTTATCAGTTGGATGCTTTTGGCAGGAATGAGTTCATTTGCTCAGGAAGCAGGGAAGGCAGGAGAATTATTAAAAAATGAAGCTTCTGCTACAGAAATGAGATCTCCCAAAATCTTAAATGAAAGAAACAAAACCCCTGATGGGATGAGACCTGGAAATAATACTATTCCTCAGAGAAATAGAAATAATAATCCAAATTATCAGTGGAACAGAAACTACGGATATGCAGAAGTTTTTCTCAGAATTCCTGAGCAGGGCTTTTTTACCGTTGAGGTAGGAGATCAGATGATGGCCAACAGTTCCGGAAAATACAGATTCTTTGATTTGTCATCAGGGAGAATGCCTATTTCAATTTATGAAAATGGTTTCCTGGTGTACAGAACAACGTTGATGCTTCGTAATAATAATAGAGTGGTACTTGATTTTTTCACCAATGAAGGTCTCTTTTTATTGGATTCTTATCCTGTTCAGAATCAATATGGATTTAATGATTGGAATGACATCTGGAATAATCCTTACGGAAATCAATCTGGTGACTGGTATAACCAAGGAAATGTAATGGATAACAATTCTTTCCGCCAGTTTTTTGATATGATGATGAGAAATGAAAAGTTTGATGATGGGAAAGTAGCCATGATCAATCAGCAGATGCGTACCTCTATGTTTACTTCTGCACAAATAAGAGATCTGGTAAAAGCCCTTAGTTTTGATAATAAAAAATTGGCATTGGCGAAGTCTATGTACCGAAATTGTGCCGATAAAGACAGATATTTCATGGTGTATGATGCCTTTGATTTTGAAAGCAGCAAACGGGAACTGATGGATTATATTTCTAATTTATAA
- the lpdA gene encoding dihydrolipoyl dehydrogenase, translated as MSQFDVTVIGSGPGGYVAAIRAAQLGFKTAIIEKYSTLGGTCLNVGCIPSKALLDSSEHFENAKHNFAGHGIIINEPQADIARMIERKNEVIKQNTDGISYLMNKNQITVFEGVGSFESATQIKVTKNDGSSETIESKYTIIATGSKPSALPFISLDKERVITSTEALNLKEIPKHLVVIGGGVIGLELGSVYLRLGAQVTVVEFMDKIIPGMDGALSKELTKVLKKQGMKFMLSTAVSAVERNGDTVKITAKDKKGEEVVVEGDYCLVSVGRKPYTDGLGLEKAGVELDERGRVKVNDHLQTNVANIYAIGDVIKGAMLAHKAEEEGVFVAETLAGQKPHINYNLIPGVVYTWPEVAGVGKTEEQLKEEGIAYKVGSFPMRALGRSRASGDIDGLVKIIADEKTDEVLGMHIIGARAADLIAEGVIAMEFRASAEDIARSSHAHPTYAEAIKEAALDATAKRPIHM; from the coding sequence ATGAGTCAATTCGATGTTACCGTAATAGGTTCTGGTCCCGGTGGTTATGTGGCTGCTATTCGTGCAGCACAATTAGGTTTCAAAACAGCAATTATTGAAAAATATTCAACTTTAGGCGGAACTTGTCTTAACGTTGGATGTATTCCGTCAAAAGCGCTTCTTGACAGCTCTGAACATTTCGAAAATGCAAAACACAATTTTGCAGGTCACGGAATTATCATCAACGAGCCTCAGGCAGATATCGCAAGAATGATCGAGCGTAAGAACGAAGTGATCAAACAAAACACTGACGGAATCAGCTACCTGATGAACAAAAACCAGATTACTGTTTTTGAAGGAGTAGGAAGCTTCGAATCTGCTACTCAGATTAAAGTGACGAAAAACGACGGTTCTTCTGAAACCATCGAATCTAAATATACAATCATTGCAACGGGTTCTAAACCATCTGCACTGCCTTTCATCTCTTTAGACAAAGAAAGAGTGATTACTTCTACGGAAGCTTTAAATCTTAAAGAAATTCCTAAGCATTTGGTAGTAATCGGAGGTGGAGTTATCGGTCTTGAACTAGGTTCTGTATACCTAAGATTGGGAGCTCAGGTAACAGTTGTTGAATTTATGGATAAAATCATCCCTGGAATGGATGGAGCTTTAAGCAAAGAATTGACTAAAGTTCTTAAAAAACAAGGAATGAAGTTTATGCTTTCTACTGCGGTTTCTGCGGTTGAAAGAAACGGAGATACTGTAAAGATCACGGCTAAAGATAAAAAAGGAGAAGAAGTAGTAGTAGAAGGAGATTACTGTTTAGTTTCTGTGGGAAGAAAACCTTACACAGATGGTCTTGGACTTGAGAAAGCAGGAGTAGAACTTGACGAAAGAGGAAGAGTAAAAGTAAACGACCACCTACAAACGAATGTTGCGAATATCTACGCAATCGGTGACGTTATCAAAGGAGCGATGCTGGCTCACAAAGCTGAAGAAGAAGGTGTTTTTGTAGCTGAAACATTAGCTGGACAAAAACCTCACATCAACTATAACCTTATTCCAGGTGTTGTTTATACATGGCCGGAAGTTGCAGGAGTGGGTAAAACTGAAGAGCAGCTGAAAGAGGAAGGAATAGCTTACAAAGTTGGATCTTTCCCAATGAGAGCATTAGGTAGAAGCCGTGCAAGTGGTGATATAGATGGTCTTGTTAAGATTATTGCAGACGAAAAAACTGACGAGGTTTTAGGAATGCACATCATAGGAGCAAGAGCTGCTGACCTTATTGCAGAAGGAGTAATTGCTATGGAATTCCGTGCAAGCGCTGAAGATATTGCAAGAAGTTCTCACGCTCACCCAACTTATGCAGAAGCGATTAAAGAAGCTGCGTTGGATGCTACAGCAAAAAGACCAATTCATATGTAA
- a CDS encoding cupin domain-containing protein, which translates to MKPFIIVILMLNSVVLAAQQKTISRKELLKTALDQNVKFTEIQEITMAAGQGAPEHLHPCPVLGIINSGEAVFQIEGQQKVVLHTGDAFYEPKNVKILHFDNASAEKPLVFTAIYLKEGNEENIKFIK; encoded by the coding sequence ATGAAGCCATTTATAATTGTTATTTTGATGCTGAACTCTGTTGTTTTAGCAGCTCAGCAGAAGACCATCTCCAGAAAAGAATTATTAAAAACTGCTCTTGATCAGAATGTTAAATTTACAGAAATTCAGGAAATAACAATGGCTGCAGGACAAGGTGCTCCCGAACATTTGCATCCCTGTCCCGTTTTAGGAATTATAAATTCTGGCGAAGCTGTTTTTCAGATTGAAGGACAACAAAAAGTGGTGCTTCATACAGGAGATGCTTTTTACGAACCTAAAAATGTGAAAATTCTTCATTTTGATAATGCATCAGCTGAAAAACCCCTGGTCTTCACCGCAATTTACCTGAAGGAAGGGAATGAAGAAAATATAAAGTTCATAAAATAA
- a CDS encoding glycosyltransferase: protein MKKISVIFILPDLETGGAERIVTTIANHLSRDRFEPKILLLRKQGGYLNFLKKDVEIIDINTERIRHSLRPILGEIYRRKPDIVFSGFGEVNAYLSLFIKLFPRTKFIARETNVVTQHVTRKEIKFFYNFYNNYQRIIAQSDDMMKDLVDNFNIKKKKIVKINNPVDFDFIEDKMAISLKPECFKYNYKNVVAIGNLSSRKGFDNLLKVFSRLKNQNIMLHILGDGKDKDILLQTKELLGLKKVIFHGRQENPYQYLKYADLFVLSSRYEGFPNVLLEAGACGTYALANNCPGGINEIIQHNINGEIANIENYDGFAQQIVTVLQNNYNRDAIKNSIKSRFSKNIILDKYEKVLLDLMK, encoded by the coding sequence ATGAAAAAAATATCTGTCATATTTATTCTGCCGGACTTAGAAACCGGGGGTGCAGAAAGGATTGTTACTACCATAGCGAATCATCTTTCCAGGGATCGGTTTGAGCCCAAGATTTTGCTGTTGCGGAAACAAGGCGGATATTTGAATTTTCTGAAAAAAGATGTCGAAATTATCGATATCAATACCGAAAGAATAAGACACTCATTAAGACCTATTTTAGGGGAAATCTACAGAAGAAAACCAGATATTGTTTTCTCAGGTTTTGGTGAGGTAAATGCCTATTTGTCTCTATTTATAAAACTCTTTCCAAGAACGAAATTCATTGCCAGAGAAACCAATGTGGTTACCCAACATGTAACCCGCAAAGAGATTAAATTCTTCTATAATTTTTACAATAATTATCAAAGAATCATTGCTCAAAGTGATGATATGATGAAAGATCTGGTGGATAATTTTAATATTAAAAAGAAAAAAATTGTCAAGATCAATAATCCTGTAGACTTTGATTTCATTGAAGATAAAATGGCGATATCTTTAAAACCAGAATGCTTCAAATACAATTATAAAAATGTAGTTGCCATTGGTAATTTATCTTCCAGAAAAGGATTTGACAACTTATTGAAGGTTTTTTCAAGACTGAAAAATCAGAATATTATGCTTCATATTTTGGGAGATGGAAAAGATAAAGATATTCTGCTTCAGACAAAAGAACTTTTAGGACTGAAAAAAGTGATCTTCCATGGCAGACAGGAGAATCCCTATCAGTACTTGAAATATGCTGACCTATTCGTTCTTTCTTCAAGATATGAAGGTTTTCCCAATGTTCTTCTGGAAGCAGGAGCCTGCGGAACCTATGCTTTAGCCAACAACTGCCCTGGGGGAATCAATGAAATTATCCAGCACAATATAAATGGTGAAATTGCCAATATTGAAAATTATGATGGCTTTGCCCAGCAGATTGTAACCGTATTGCAGAACAATTACAACAGAGATGCTATAAAAAACTCGATTAAATCACGGTTTTCCAAGAATATTATTTTGGATAAATATGAGAAGGTTTTGCTGGATTTAATGAAGTAG